One window of the Paraburkholderia sp. PGU19 genome contains the following:
- a CDS encoding aromatic ring-hydroxylating dioxygenase subunit alpha, which yields MDKNMSETLVRTGPGTAMGNLMRRYWVPILLASEVAEPDCPPVRVQILGEKLLAFRDSDGNAALIDEFCSHRGVSLYFGRNEENGIRCSYHGLKFDRNGNCVEVPSAPQACKHMSITAYPCIERAGIVWAYMGPKDKQPAPPDLEWCNLPADHVFVSKRLQESNYLQAMEGGIDTSHVSYVHRYEVDEDPMHQGTKALEYIKADGNVIFEIEKQPFGLTLFGRRNGEPNSFYWRITQWLFPWYTLIPPFGDHSLAGHVWVPIDDHNCWSWSINFRPDRPLSEEEMNDLNAGKGIHCEYEPGTFRPKANKGNDYLIDRQAQKDKRAYSGVFGFAMQDASLQESMGPIQDHSKEKLLPTDRAIVMARRMLYEAATALTEESQPPAIDSDQQRVRAAGALLPRDQKPQEWAVIHLADGKGQPIYSI from the coding sequence ATGGACAAGAACATGTCGGAAACGCTGGTGCGCACCGGTCCGGGCACCGCAATGGGCAACCTGATGCGGCGTTATTGGGTGCCGATTCTTCTGGCGAGCGAAGTCGCCGAGCCTGACTGCCCGCCCGTGCGGGTACAAATCCTCGGCGAAAAGCTGCTCGCGTTTCGCGACTCAGACGGCAATGCGGCACTGATTGACGAGTTCTGTTCGCATCGCGGGGTGTCGCTGTATTTCGGCCGCAACGAGGAAAACGGCATTCGGTGCTCGTATCACGGTCTCAAGTTCGACCGAAACGGGAACTGCGTGGAAGTGCCATCTGCGCCGCAGGCGTGCAAACACATGAGCATCACGGCTTACCCGTGTATCGAGCGCGCGGGCATTGTCTGGGCCTACATGGGGCCGAAAGACAAGCAGCCGGCACCACCCGACCTCGAATGGTGCAATCTGCCGGCGGACCACGTTTTTGTGTCCAAGCGTCTGCAGGAGTCGAACTATCTTCAGGCGATGGAAGGCGGCATCGACACGAGCCACGTGTCGTACGTGCATCGTTATGAAGTCGACGAAGACCCGATGCACCAAGGCACCAAGGCGCTCGAGTACATCAAAGCCGACGGCAACGTTATTTTTGAAATCGAGAAGCAGCCGTTCGGGCTCACGCTCTTTGGACGACGCAATGGCGAACCGAACTCGTTCTACTGGCGCATCACCCAGTGGCTCTTCCCTTGGTACACGCTGATTCCTCCGTTTGGCGACCACTCGTTGGCAGGCCATGTCTGGGTGCCGATTGACGACCACAACTGCTGGTCATGGAGCATCAATTTCCGACCGGACCGTCCGCTGTCGGAGGAAGAAATGAACGACCTGAACGCGGGCAAAGGCATTCACTGCGAATACGAGCCGGGTACGTTCCGCCCGAAGGCAAACAAAGGCAACGACTACCTCATTGACCGTCAGGCACAGAAGGACAAGCGCGCGTACTCCGGCGTCTTTGGCTTCGCGATGCAAGACGCATCGTTGCAAGAAAGCATGGGGCCCATCCAGGACCACAGCAAAGAGAAATTGCTGCCGACGGACCGCGCCATCGTAATGGCTCGACGCATGCTCTACGAGGCCGCTACCGCGCTGACGGAAGAGTCCCAACCGCCTGCAATCGATTCCGACCAGCAGCGGGTGCGTGCCGCGGGCGCACTGCTTCCGCGCGACCAGAAGCCGCAAGAGTGGGCTGTTATTCACCTCGCGGACGGGAAAGGTCAGCCGATTTACTCCATCTAA
- a CDS encoding IclR family transcriptional regulator, with amino-acid sequence MEEKKAHESVRAVERALEILLAFKAGDKSLTVAELLTRVNLSRPTLYRLLNTLEQAGFLSSSGEPQRFQLGRSVAQLAHVWLSDNRIAELARPVLRTLWEATSETVALFVPDDTYRLCVAELESNQPLSFRRGVGYREKLVRGASGRTILSQMRLTPDELRRYLVDPDQDVSVLMSDFEDIRAKGFGTSQHELIEGAVAVAAPFFNGANQVAGSLCIFGPSVRVNEQRVAYFAELLKQATGNLSRLLGQHAP; translated from the coding sequence ATGGAAGAAAAGAAGGCGCACGAGAGCGTTCGCGCGGTCGAGCGGGCGTTGGAGATACTTTTGGCGTTCAAGGCTGGGGACAAATCGCTGACCGTTGCTGAGTTACTCACTCGAGTGAATCTCAGCCGTCCAACTCTGTACCGGTTGCTTAATACGCTGGAGCAAGCGGGCTTTCTTTCCTCGTCGGGTGAACCGCAGCGGTTCCAGCTGGGCAGGTCGGTTGCACAGCTCGCTCACGTTTGGCTTAGTGACAACCGAATCGCGGAACTCGCTCGACCGGTGCTTCGAACTCTTTGGGAGGCCACGTCGGAGACCGTTGCGCTGTTCGTGCCCGACGACACGTATCGACTTTGCGTCGCCGAACTGGAGAGTAATCAGCCACTCAGCTTCCGACGTGGCGTCGGCTATCGCGAGAAGCTTGTGCGCGGGGCGAGTGGGCGCACCATTCTTTCGCAGATGCGCCTCACGCCAGACGAACTGCGGCGCTACCTTGTTGACCCGGACCAGGACGTGTCGGTGCTAATGAGTGACTTCGAGGACATTCGCGCGAAGGGATTCGGCACGAGTCAACACGAACTGATTGAGGGTGCAGTCGCCGTAGCGGCGCCATTCTTCAATGGCGCGAATCAGGTAGCGGGTTCGCTTTGTATTTTTGGTCCCAGCGTCCGCGTCAACGAGCAGCGGGTTGCTTATTTCGCTGAGCTGCTTAAGCAGGCGACTGGCAACCTATCGCGACTGCTTGGACAGCATGCGCCTTGA
- a CDS encoding helix-turn-helix transcriptional regulator: MNRRAQAIQHLERSGEDSRRRRALAARLDTALKRAGISTACVARLLNVAMHDVQFWRRGITVPPLNVFTRIAAFLEVDAYWLCTGQAPGAPAI; encoded by the coding sequence ATGAACCGACGCGCTCAAGCCATCCAGCATCTGGAGCGTAGCGGTGAGGACAGCAGACGCAGACGCGCCCTTGCCGCACGCCTCGACACCGCCCTGAAACGGGCCGGTATCAGTACCGCTTGCGTCGCCAGGCTGCTCAATGTGGCCATGCATGACGTGCAGTTCTGGCGCCGTGGTATCACGGTTCCGCCGTTAAACGTATTCACGCGGATTGCCGCCTTTCTTGAGGTCGACGCCTACTGGCTGTGTACCGGGCAGGCACCGGGAGCACCGGCCATCTAG